Below is a window of bacterium DNA.
GGGAACTTTGTTGGTCGCCACCCCGACCAGGTCCACCTTGGCTGCCGGGATATCGTACGCGCCTGTGAGGAGGTCTACCACTCGGGAACAGGGCGTCGCGGATGTCGGGAACAGATAGGCGCCGATATCCGCGATCGCGGTCGCCCGCAGCGCGGTGATCCTGCCGTCCACGTCCACGGCCATCTCCACGTCGGCATCGACTCCGCGCGCCTGATTCGACGAGGTGAAGTTCTCGCGGCGGTCCTCGATCCACTTGACAGGCCTGGAGAGCTCGATCGCCAGCCACGCCGCCACCACGGCCTCGGGCGCCAGGTTTCCCTTGCTGCCGAATGCGCCGCCCACGTCCGGGACCACGGCGCGGATGCGCTCCTCCGGCCGGCCAAGAACGCGACTCGCCTGCGAGCGCGGCCGGTAGGGCTCCTGCGCGGAGCACCACAGAGTCAGCAGGTCGGCGTCGCGGTCGTAGGCGGCCACGGCTCCCCGCGGTTCCATCGGCGCGGCGACGATGCGTGGGATATGGAACCGTCCCCGCACGATTCGGTGCGCCGTGCCAAACGCCGCATCGACATCTCCGGTCCCCCGGGTCATGCGGACGAGCACGTTCTCGCCGAGTCCTTCGTGGAGCAGCACCGTCGCGCCGAGGGCCCGGTGAGGGTCGGCAAAGGCGGGAAGGGGATCGTAGTCTACCTCCACGAGGCCCGCCGCATCAACCGCGGCCGCGCGCGTCTCAGCCAGCACGGCCGCCACCGGCTCCCCGACGTAGCGGACTTTTTCGGCGGCGAGCACGGGATGGGGGACCGCCGCGATACGATCCCCCTGCATCGGGTTGATCGGCATGGGATGGATCCGCCCCGCGAGATCCCGACTGGTCACCACGGCGACGACCCCGGGCGCGCGCCGGGCTTCATCGACACGTATGGCCACAAGACGCGCGTGCGCGTGGGGACTGCGCACGACCACGAGATGCGCCATGGCGGGGAGCGTGATGTCGTCGACGTATTTGGCGCGTCCTTGAATGAACCGCAGGTCCTCGCGCCGCCTGATGGGGCGGCCGATCCACGCGCCTGGCGGGGTCATCGTTCCAGCGGCCTGCTGGTGCGTCATCGCTCCTCCCCTGTCCGCTAGCGGGCCTCCACGCCCACCGCCTGCGCGACGTTCGTGAACCCGTCCCGGTCCAGCAGATCGTGCAGCCCGCGCCGGATCCGGCGCGGTGTGCCGGGGCCGCCGTAGACGAACCCCGTGTAGAGCTCGACGAGCGCGGCACCGGCTTTGATCTTCGCGTACGCGTCCTCGGCCGTGAAGATGCCGCCCACGCCGATGATCGGCACGTGACCCCGGGTGAGCCGGAAGAGGACGCGGATCACCCGGGTACTGAGATCGCAGAGCGGCCGGCCGCTCACGCCGCCGGCTTCGTCCCGGGCCGGGCTACGCAGCGCGTCCCGGCGAATCGTGGTATTCGTCGCCACGAGCCCGTGTGCCCGTCCGGGGAGCGCGGAGACGATTGCCTCGAGTTCCAGGTCGGTGAGATCGGGGGCGACCTTGACGAACAGCGGCTTTTCCCCGAGCGCGCGGTTTCGCTCGGCCAGACGGTCGAGCAGGGGGACGATCGCGCCCCGCATCTGGAGGTTGAGCAGTCCCGGGGTGTTGGGCGAGGAGAGGTTGGCGATGAGGAAGTCGCCAAAGGCATGGAGCCGGTCCAGGGAGTAGGCGTAGTCGTCCGGTGCCGCTTCGTTGCTGGCCGCCGCGCTCCGTCCGATGTTGACCCCGAGCGGGATCGGATAGGCGCGCCTCCGGAACGCGGCGAGTCGCGTGGCGACGGCATCGGCCCCTGGGGAGTTGAACCCCAGGTGGTTGATGAGCGCCTCATCCTCCACAAGACGGAATACGCGGGGCCGCGGGTTGCCGGGCTGGCGCTGCGCGGTGACCGTGCCGATTTCGGCAAACCCGAATCCGAGCGCCGGCCACGCCCACAACGCCCTCGCCGCCTTGTCGAACCCGGCGGCGAGCCCGACGGGCGACGGAAACGCGATGCCGCAGACCGTCGTCTCCAGGCGGAGATCCCGCGCCGGCCGGCCGAGGCGCGACACGACCGGCTCTGCCGCGCCGAGAAGCGCCAGCACGGCCTCGTGGCTCACCTCAGGTTCGATGCCGAAGAGGATCGGGCGGACCACCGTGCGATAGATCACCGCGCACTATTATACCGTACTCATCGACGGTCCCCCGCTGCGCGCCGCCGGCGCCGCGGCAGAACGCGCGGGAGGCTAGGACCCGCGGGTCAAGAGGACGTAGGCGTCCTCCAGACGCGGCGGCGCGCTCGACGCCCCCTCGGGCCGGTCCCCCACCACGCGAAGTCGCAGGGTCTCGTCCTCTCGCTCGGCCTGGACCACTTCATATTGACGCTCCGCGGGAAGGCCCTGGGCGGTCACGGAGAGCTCGAAGACTCGATCATCCGCGGCCGACCGGATGGTGCGTGGGCTGCCGGTGGCGACCCCGCGCCCCCGGTGAAGGATCAACAGCTCATCGCAAATGGCCGCCGCATCCCCAGCCTGGTGCGTGGAGAAGATCACGCTGACGCGGTCGCGCAGCCGCTCGAGAATGCGCAGAAGACGGAAGCGCTCGCGGATGTCCAGCCCCGTCGTCGGTTCGTCGAGGATCAGATACCTCGGAGCGTGGGCCAAGGCCTGCGCGATCCGCAACTTCTGTTTCATCCCGCCGGAGAACTCATTGGCGCTCCGGTCTTCCTCCTCGAGGCCCAGCCCGGCCAGCAACTCTCCCGGATCGTATCCCCGGATGCCCCTCAAGAGGAACGCTCCCGAGAGCGTTTCCCGCGGGCGCTGCCAGAATGGGAAGAAGCCGGTCTCTTGAGGGAGGTACGAGATCCCCGGCCTTCTCCCAGGATGCACTTCGATCCCGTCAATCAGCACGCGCCCCGCGGTGGGAGCCGCCGTGCCCGCTAGGATCTGTAGCAGGGAGGTCTTGCCCGAAGCGTTGGCCCCCAGGACACCGATGATCTGGCCTTCCAACGCGCCGGTCAATTCATGCAGCGCCGACTGCTCCCCGTACCGTAACGAGAGCCGCTCGAGTTGCAGCCTCATACGCAACATCCCCCATCGCGGCGTTGATCTGCGAGGCCTCACCCTTGGTATGAGACTTGCCGGTGTCCGTGTCAATATCGGCCATCCCTCCAGGCGGCCCTATCGCCTCATCAGAGGTACTGCGGGCGGTGCGGGAGAAGGCGGGCGTGGCCATTCGCCATCTGACCCGGGGGGGGAGGTGAGCGCAATTGCAGGTCGCCCGTAGAGCCGTGATTGTGACAGGGGGAGCCAGAGGCATCGGTGCCACGTATGTGCGTGCCTTGGCCGCTAGTGGAGCCCAGGTCGTGATCGCCGACATTCTACAGAAAGAAGGAGAAGCGCTGGCGCGCGAAGTCAGTTCGCAGCCGGATGGACGAGCGATCTTCATGTGGGCGGACGTCGCGAAGCAGCCCGATGCGACGCGATTGGCTC
It encodes the following:
- a CDS encoding xanthine dehydrogenase family protein molybdopterin-binding subunit; translation: MTHQQAAGTMTPPGAWIGRPIRRREDLRFIQGRAKYVDDITLPAMAHLVVVRSPHAHARLVAIRVDEARRAPGVVAVVTSRDLAGRIHPMPINPMQGDRIAAVPHPVLAAEKVRYVGEPVAAVLAETRAAAVDAAGLVEVDYDPLPAFADPHRALGATVLLHEGLGENVLVRMTRGTGDVDAAFGTAHRIVRGRFHIPRIVAAPMEPRGAVAAYDRDADLLTLWCSAQEPYRPRSQASRVLGRPEERIRAVVPDVGGAFGSKGNLAPEAVVAAWLAIELSRPVKWIEDRRENFTSSNQARGVDADVEMAVDVDGRITALRATAIADIGAYLFPTSATPCSRVVDLLTGAYDIPAAKVDLVGVATNKVPTAPYRGAGRPEAAYLVERMIDLVAADLGLDPVAVRRRNLIAHDRFPYKSALGSVYDSGDYAPALERACARAEYDRWREEQRRARAQGRLLGIGVTVYVEPAGGQLWESAAVVVKPDGQVIVRTGSTAHGQGHDTTFAQIAAETLQLPLDAIAVEQGDSAVLPKGVGTFGSRSVACGGSAVLGELEKIKTKMRKIAAHLLEAAESDIRWDDGRLYVQGAPARAVTFRDVAAAAYGGRLPDGMEPGLETSGTFALPGQIYPFGAYVAVVEVERETGEVRILKFVAVDDAGRIINPLLAEGQVIGA
- a CDS encoding quinone-dependent dihydroorotate dehydrogenase translates to MIYRTVVRPILFGIEPEVSHEAVLALLGAAEPVVSRLGRPARDLRLETTVCGIAFPSPVGLAAGFDKAARALWAWPALGFGFAEIGTVTAQRQPGNPRPRVFRLVEDEALINHLGFNSPGADAVATRLAAFRRRAYPIPLGVNIGRSAAASNEAAPDDYAYSLDRLHAFGDFLIANLSSPNTPGLLNLQMRGAIVPLLDRLAERNRALGEKPLFVKVAPDLTDLELEAIVSALPGRAHGLVATNTTIRRDALRSPARDEAGGVSGRPLCDLSTRVIRVLFRLTRGHVPIIGVGGIFTAEDAYAKIKAGAALVELYTGFVYGGPGTPRRIRRGLHDLLDRDGFTNVAQAVGVEAR
- a CDS encoding ABC transporter ATP-binding protein, with the translated sequence MRLQLERLSLRYGEQSALHELTGALEGQIIGVLGANASGKTSLLQILAGTAAPTAGRVLIDGIEVHPGRRPGISYLPQETGFFPFWQRPRETLSGAFLLRGIRGYDPGELLAGLGLEEEDRSANEFSGGMKQKLRIAQALAHAPRYLILDEPTTGLDIRERFRLLRILERLRDRVSVIFSTHQAGDAAAICDELLILHRGRGVATGSPRTIRSAADDRVFELSVTAQGLPAERQYEVVQAEREDETLRLRVVGDRPEGASSAPPRLEDAYVLLTRGS